The Patescibacteria group bacterium genome includes a window with the following:
- a CDS encoding sigma factor-like helix-turn-helix DNA-binding protein has product MSILDQVRKNKFKDGLSAFNPVDVINTLFNNLSEKERDVVRKRFGLGIDKKHTLEEIGQVYGITRERVRQIENLSIKKLKDLRDLKDEIREAEGVISQLLEQYGGVMEEAFFLENVLNYLDTHQESENSLLFLAEHIFSDRINKVGQDKEFNHLWRLGSSDTDFLKRVISEMVGIIEKNGEPVSLVELLKHFKNSSFYNENKDQILSLTTMLEATDEDIDKILESYLRASRKIQQDIFDNWGLISWGIVKPKKINDKIYLTLKKAGRPMHFTEIASEINKNAFDGKIAYAPTVHNELILDPKYVLVGRGIYALSEWGYRPGNVADVIIDILKEDGPLTKDQIIDKVLERRNVKRSTVYLALMNHDKIKRNDKGRYFLVDEGTAEVMADEALEEVVKEVVKEAVEEVIKEVAEQE; this is encoded by the coding sequence ATGTCCATCTTGGATCAAGTCAGAAAAAACAAGTTTAAAGACGGTTTATCCGCCTTTAACCCGGTCGATGTGATCAACACCTTATTCAATAACCTGTCCGAAAAGGAACGGGACGTTGTTAGAAAGCGTTTTGGCTTAGGTATTGATAAAAAGCATACTCTGGAAGAAATCGGCCAGGTTTACGGCATTACCCGCGAGCGCGTTAGACAGATTGAAAACCTGTCCATCAAAAAGCTCAAGGATTTGCGCGACCTCAAAGATGAGATTCGCGAAGCCGAAGGTGTGATTTCTCAGCTTTTGGAGCAATACGGTGGTGTCATGGAAGAGGCCTTTTTCTTGGAAAACGTCCTTAACTATTTGGACACCCATCAGGAGAGCGAGAATTCCTTGCTGTTTTTGGCCGAACATATTTTTTCCGATCGCATCAATAAAGTCGGTCAAGATAAGGAATTCAATCACTTATGGCGTTTGGGTTCTTCCGATACCGATTTTTTAAAGCGCGTTATCAGCGAAATGGTCGGCATCATTGAAAAGAATGGCGAACCGGTCAGCTTGGTTGAGCTTTTGAAGCATTTCAAGAATTCCAGCTTTTATAACGAAAACAAAGATCAGATTTTGTCTTTGACCACCATGTTGGAGGCCACTGACGAAGACATTGATAAGATTTTGGAAAGCTATTTGCGCGCCTCTCGTAAGATCCAACAGGACATTTTTGATAATTGGGGTTTGATTTCTTGGGGCATTGTTAAGCCTAAGAAAATAAATGATAAGATTTATTTGACTTTAAAGAAAGCCGGTCGTCCCATGCATTTTACTGAAATCGCTTCGGAAATCAATAAGAATGCTTTTGATGGCAAAATTGCTTATGCTCCGACTGTCCATAATGAATTGATCCTTGACCCGAAATATGTTTTAGTCGGCCGCGGCATTTATGCTTTATCCGAATGGGGCTATCGCCCGGGCAATGTGGCTGATGTCATTATTGATATTTTAAAAGAAGACGGTCCTTTGACCAAAGATCAGATTATTGATAAGGTTTTGGAGCGTCGCAATGTCAAGCGTTCCACCGTTTATCTGGCTTTGATGAACCATGATAAGATTAAGCGCAACGACAAAGGCAGATATTTCTTGGTTGATGAAGGCACGGCCGAAGTCATGGCCGATGAAGCTTTGGAAGAGGTAGTTAAAGAAGTAGTCAAAGAAGCAGTCGAAGAAGTGATTAAAGAAGTAGCCGAACAGGAATAA